Proteins encoded together in one candidate division WOR-3 bacterium window:
- a CDS encoding DUF2520 domain-containing protein → MKEEQKSRSDRAQTRVLIIGYGKVGSALAGHLSRLGYKVLTVRRRSEDSRNLVSVVDVIVFSVPDREIQKQFMRLRRYIKPGTVVVHLSGAYGVELFKGAVERGVDTLALHPVKSFFSRPQAQIDLPGGYFALDGTKKGLRFGRRLVAQLKGKAVLVRSEDRPLYHAMCVFGSNFVHPLFYAVEKIGKDIGFAPQRAREIVMPLTVGVLRNIKKQGAVTTLTGPVKRGDWITVKRHLKALRERQPELVILYKQLTRFLERMK, encoded by the coding sequence ATGAAAGAGGAGCAGAAGAGCAGGAGCGATAGAGCGCAGACCCGGGTTTTAATTATTGGTTATGGTAAAGTTGGTAGCGCACTTGCCGGGCATCTGTCGCGACTGGGATATAAAGTTCTGACAGTCAGGCGGCGGAGCGAGGATTCCCGAAATCTGGTATCCGTCGTTGATGTGATTGTCTTCTCGGTGCCGGACCGGGAGATTCAGAAACAGTTTATGCGTTTGAGGCGGTATATCAAACCCGGGACTGTGGTAGTTCATCTTTCCGGTGCCTATGGCGTTGAGCTTTTTAAGGGTGCGGTTGAGCGAGGTGTAGACACCTTAGCGCTACATCCGGTCAAAAGTTTTTTTAGTCGCCCGCAGGCACAAATAGACCTGCCTGGTGGGTACTTTGCACTTGACGGGACGAAAAAAGGTTTGCGCTTTGGCAGGCGACTTGTGGCGCAGTTAAAAGGAAAGGCGGTTCTTGTCCGTTCAGAAGACCGACCGCTTTACCACGCAATGTGCGTGTTCGGGAGTAATTTTGTTCATCCGTTGTTTTATGCTGTGGAGAAGATTGGCAAGGACATCGGGTTTGCACCGCAAAGGGCAAGAGAGATTGTTATGCCATTGACTGTTGGGGTGCTTCGAAACATAAAAAAACAAGGGGCAGTTACAACACTGACCGGACCGGTAAAACGGGGGGACTGGATAACGGTTAAAAGGCATCTCAAAGCCCTACGCGAACGTCAACCCGAATTGGTGATACTCTATAAGCAGTTAACCAGATTTCTTGAGAGGATGAAATGA
- a CDS encoding electron transfer flavoprotein subunit alpha/FixB family protein → MVIVFCEQREGTLKKVSFEALLAGYKIAEKKQDELTAVVLGKDISSIAREIVKFGVNKVITVDDPALEFYTPDGYGSVLEKLAREHKPHAVILSATALGKDLAATLASRLETVLLPDCTAIDFDEEGNVVATRPIYAGKALATVKAPGVMPLVISLRPRAVGAQGELNRNGQIVAAQLTPEDLRMKVAEIVKTVTKTVELTEADIVISGGRGMKGPENYALLEELAAVINAAVGASRAAVDAGWRDHQFQVGQTGKVVAPSLYIACGISGAIQHLVGMINSKCIVAINKDPEANIFKVADYGIVGDLFQVVPLLTEEFKKIKQG, encoded by the coding sequence ATGGTGATAGTTTTTTGTGAACAGCGTGAAGGCACTCTTAAGAAAGTCTCTTTTGAAGCCCTGCTCGCCGGCTACAAAATTGCCGAAAAGAAACAGGATGAACTCACTGCGGTTGTTTTAGGAAAAGACATATCCTCCATTGCCCGGGAGATTGTTAAATTCGGTGTTAATAAAGTCATCACCGTGGACGACCCGGCACTTGAATTCTACACCCCGGATGGTTACGGCAGCGTCCTCGAAAAACTGGCGCGCGAACACAAACCGCACGCCGTTATCCTCAGCGCCACCGCTCTGGGAAAAGACCTTGCCGCCACCCTCGCCTCCCGGCTGGAAACCGTGCTCCTGCCCGACTGCACCGCCATCGACTTTGATGAAGAAGGAAATGTTGTTGCCACCCGACCAATCTACGCCGGTAAGGCGCTCGCGACTGTAAAAGCCCCGGGCGTTATGCCACTCGTGATAAGCCTACGACCACGGGCGGTCGGCGCGCAGGGAGAACTAAACCGAAATGGCCAGATTGTCGCTGCTCAATTAACACCAGAAGATTTGCGAATGAAGGTCGCAGAAATTGTCAAGACGGTCACCAAAACGGTCGAACTGACCGAAGCCGACATCGTAATATCCGGCGGGCGGGGAATGAAAGGTCCGGAAAATTACGCCCTCCTTGAGGAACTCGCCGCTGTTATTAATGCAGCGGTTGGTGCCTCTCGCGCCGCAGTTGATGCCGGCTGGCGCGACCATCAGTTTCAAGTTGGACAAACCGGCAAGGTTGTCGCCCCTTCGCTCTACATCGCCTGCGGTATTTCCGGTGCCATCCAGCATTTGGTGGGTATGATTAACTCAAAATGCATTGTGGCAATCAACAAAGACCCGGAGGCAAACATCTTCAAGGTTGCCGATTACGGCATCGTCGGTGACCTGTTTCAGGTTGTTCCCCTTCTTACCGAGGAGTTCAAAAAAATCAAGCAGGGATAA
- a CDS encoding Ig-like domain-containing protein yields the protein MKRYLLSACLLLLCGHCAKKMLPPSPDRFPPHIVEVNARTRVQVELVFDEELDPARFVPESVSITGLRIRGISRGRDRMRILVWTEPQSHQRYFLQGVVWDMAGNPGRFRASFLGSNRIDTISPRVVAVSPASGSVNLWRGVRIIIRFSEPVDTSLPLNYMIVPEEFETLFHRVWEPNWQEVNFVCRDSIGPGKVFYFLLNPGFQDLENNIGLTPAWTYWTTDSVFEGVTVKGKTVVHRGTVFFDQEKTKAVAPILADGSFEVKVPAGVYSVFGVSDTNSDGLVDLISLPVEFNTASESLKLIMVPESVPRRVNDYRR from the coding sequence ATGAAAAGGTATCTGTTGTCTGCCTGTTTACTGCTATTGTGCGGTCATTGTGCCAAAAAGATGCTGCCGCCGAGTCCGGACCGATTTCCACCGCACATCGTTGAAGTCAACGCCCGGACTCGGGTTCAGGTTGAACTGGTGTTTGATGAAGAACTTGACCCTGCAAGGTTTGTGCCCGAGAGTGTGAGTATCACGGGACTCAGGATAAGGGGAATTTCAAGGGGAAGAGACCGGATGCGGATTTTGGTCTGGACTGAGCCGCAAAGCCACCAGCGCTATTTTTTGCAAGGTGTGGTATGGGATATGGCGGGTAATCCCGGGCGCTTTCGCGCCAGTTTTCTTGGGTCAAATCGAATTGACACAATTTCTCCCCGGGTTGTGGCGGTTTCACCGGCATCGGGCAGCGTTAATTTATGGCGTGGAGTCCGTATCATCATCCGATTTAGTGAGCCGGTGGATACCAGTTTACCTCTCAACTATATGATTGTGCCCGAAGAGTTCGAGACACTTTTCCATCGGGTCTGGGAACCTAACTGGCAGGAGGTCAATTTTGTCTGCCGGGACTCAATCGGTCCGGGCAAGGTTTTTTACTTTTTACTGAATCCGGGATTTCAAGACCTGGAAAACAACATCGGCTTGACACCGGCATGGACTTACTGGACAACAGATTCAGTTTTTGAAGGGGTTACGGTTAAAGGGAAAACTGTTGTCCACCGCGGCACGGTTTTTTTTGACCAGGAGAAGACAAAGGCGGTGGCACCGATTTTAGCCGACGGTTCGTTTGAGGTTAAAGTGCCGGCGGGTGTGTATTCGGTGTTCGGGGTCAGCGATACCAACAGTGACGGTCTTGTGGACCTGATAAGTTTGCCGGTTGAGTTCAACACCGCGAGTGAGAGTTTAAAACTGATCATGGTGCCGGAATCGGTGCCCAGGCGGGTTAATGATTACCGTCGTTAG
- a CDS encoding C25 family cysteine peptidase: MKRFLLTIILGLCSLVFAEQGARYLIITTDALAPVIKPLADWKHYSGMQCKVVKLSEIGTPADTTAIKNYIRNAYNNWPVRPEYILLVGSPSNLPARFYRIQGGYGYYSDNIYGDINSDLYMDLPVGRFIASSASQCSVMVAKTLAYERYPDLTDSLWMRRLTTVIRENSDSDDTIYWNDIRILASLAGANGFVSCDSLSYLRGHTANDVINSVNNGTAIVLYRGSGVRNWYYPFSVNPYLTNNGKKLPIILSITCETMTLAPGEEMVGDSWVKAGTVTNLKGAVAFFGNTHSLVSSNLTVRKRSTVARAFTRAVFLEGKTKLGQAMIRAKDSLYRVFTDAAEYRGFNLLGDPDLDIWTATPKLPTVEHPDVIPPEPQELAIRVLLNEQPIANALVCISMDTVIYEYGYTDNYGAIAFNINPTDTGRLRLVITGHNLYPYETLIPVSQVGIQESPARLPQARVTAIPQIFLNTTRLHINNSDPNGTEIVIYDVTGKPVRALKHITSDAVWDGTDDKGTLCPAGAYLCRVKNGSHQTKVLKLR; this comes from the coding sequence ATGAAAAGATTTTTGCTGACCATAATACTGGGTCTCTGTTCCCTTGTTTTTGCTGAACAGGGAGCAAGGTACCTTATCATTACCACCGATGCCCTTGCTCCAGTGATTAAACCCCTTGCCGATTGGAAGCATTACTCTGGTATGCAGTGTAAGGTGGTAAAACTGTCCGAAATTGGCACCCCTGCCGATACCACCGCAATAAAGAACTACATTAGAAACGCCTATAACAACTGGCCGGTTCGCCCGGAATACATCCTCCTTGTTGGCTCGCCGTCCAATCTCCCAGCCCGCTTCTATAGGATTCAAGGAGGATACGGTTACTATTCCGATAACATTTATGGCGATATAAACAGCGACCTATATATGGACCTTCCGGTCGGCAGATTTATTGCCAGTTCTGCATCCCAGTGCAGTGTGATGGTCGCAAAAACCCTTGCTTATGAAAGATACCCAGACCTTACCGATAGCCTGTGGATGCGTCGCCTCACCACCGTTATCCGGGAAAATAGCGACTCAGACGATACCATCTACTGGAACGACATCCGAATACTCGCGAGCCTCGCAGGAGCAAACGGATTTGTCAGTTGCGACTCGCTTTCCTATTTGCGCGGGCACACCGCTAATGATGTTATCAATTCGGTCAACAATGGAACCGCAATTGTCCTTTATCGAGGGAGTGGCGTCAGGAACTGGTACTACCCATTCAGTGTCAATCCCTATTTAACAAACAACGGTAAAAAACTACCGATAATCCTATCTATTACCTGTGAAACAATGACCCTGGCACCAGGGGAAGAAATGGTTGGCGACTCGTGGGTCAAAGCCGGAACCGTAACCAACCTGAAAGGTGCCGTCGCATTCTTTGGTAACACCCATTCACTCGTCTCAAGCAATCTTACAGTTCGGAAAAGAAGTACGGTTGCCCGTGCCTTTACCAGAGCGGTGTTCCTGGAAGGCAAAACCAAACTCGGTCAGGCGATGATTCGCGCCAAAGATTCGCTTTACCGGGTATTCACTGATGCCGCTGAGTACCGCGGGTTTAACCTTCTTGGCGATCCTGACCTTGACATCTGGACCGCAACCCCGAAACTCCCAACCGTGGAGCATCCGGATGTAATCCCGCCCGAACCCCAAGAACTCGCAATTCGCGTCTTGCTTAATGAGCAGCCCATCGCCAACGCATTAGTGTGTATCTCAATGGACACTGTGATTTATGAATATGGTTACACCGACAACTATGGCGCCATCGCCTTTAACATCAATCCAACCGATACCGGCAGACTCCGCCTCGTGATTACGGGCCACAACCTCTATCCTTATGAGACCCTGATTCCAGTCTCGCAGGTTGGCATTCAAGAATCACCGGCGCGTTTGCCCCAAGCCAGGGTTACTGCTATCCCTCAGATTTTCCTTAACACCACTCGCCTGCATATCAACAATTCCGACCCCAACGGCACAGAAATCGTCATCTACGACGTTACCGGGAAACCGGTGCGCGCGCTGAAACACATCACAAGTGACGCTGTCTGGGATGGCACCGACGACAAAGGAACTCTCTGTCCTGCGGGCGCCTATCTATGCCGGGTAAAAAACGGCTCCCACCAGACAAAAGTTCTAAAATTGAGATAG